Proteins encoded together in one Triticum dicoccoides isolate Atlit2015 ecotype Zavitan chromosome 7B, WEW_v2.0, whole genome shotgun sequence window:
- the LOC119338888 gene encoding monodehydroascorbate reductase 4, cytosolic-like isoform X1 produces the protein MASEKHFKYVILGGGVAAGYAAREFGKQGVQPGELAIISKESVAPYERPALSKGYLFPQTLACRSTLNVCLPSVQADAARLPGFHTCVGSGGEKLLPEWYTEKGIELILSMEIVKADLASKTLTSADGATFTYETLLIATGSSTIKLTDFGVQGAESNNILYLREIDDADKLVAAMQAKKDGKAVVVGGGYIGLELSAALKINNFDVTMVYPEPWCMPRLFTAGIAHFYEGYYASKGINIVKGTVASGFDADANGDVSVVKLKDGRVLDADIVIVGVGGRPLTGLFKGQVEEEKGGLKTDTFFETSVAGVYAIGDVATFPMKLYDEPRRVEHVDHARKSAEQAVKAIKAKESGESVAEYDYLPYFYSRSFDVAWQFYGDNVGETVLFGDNDPAAAKPKFGTYWVKDGKVIGVFLEGGSADENQAIAKVARAQPPVDDVEALGKEGLDFATKI, from the exons ATGGCGTCCGAGAAGCACTTCAAGTACGTCATCCTCGGCGGTGGCGTCGCGGCG GGATACGCCGCGAGGGAGTTCGGCAAGCAGGGCGTCCAGCCCGGGGAGCTCGCCATCATCTCCAAGGAATCC GTGGCTCCGTATGAGCGCCCTGCGCTCAGCAAGGGCTACCTCTTTCCCCAGA CGCTTGCTTGTCGCTCAACTCTAAACGTGTGTCTTCCTTCCGTGCAAGCAGATGCCGCCAGGCTTCCAGGATTCCACACCTGCGTCGGGAGCGGCGGGGAGAAGCTCTTGCCCGAATGGTACACGGAAAAAG GCATTGAGCTGATCCTGAGCATGGAAATTGTCAAGGCTGATCTTGCCTCCAAGACATTGACCAGTGCAGATGGAGCAACCTTCACCTATGAGACCTTGCTCATCGCCACTGGCTCCTCG ACCATAAAGCTCACTGACTTTGGCGTTCAAGGAGCAGAATCAAACAACATATTGTATCTAAGGGAAATTGATGACGCCGACAAGTTGGTCGCAGCTATGCAAGCAAAGAAGGATGGGAAGGCCGTCGTTGTTGGAGGTGGCTACATAGGACTTGAGCTCAGCGCAGCACTGAAAATCAACAATTTCGATGTCACTATGGTGTACCCAGAGCCGTGGTGCA TGCCACGTCTCTTCACTGCCGGCATTGCTCATTTCTACGAGGGTTACTACGCTAGCAAAGGAATCAATATCGTGAAGGGTACTGTGGCTAGTGGTTTTGATGCTGATGCCAATGGAGAT GTTAGTGTGGTGAAGCTGAAGGATGGAAGAGTACTCGATGCCGACATCGTCATCGTTGGAGTCGGTGGCAGGCCGCTGACAGGCCTCTTCAAAGGCCAAGTTGAAGAGGAGAAGGGTGGACTCAAG ACCGACACATTCTTCGAAACAAGCGTTGCTGGTGTATATGCCATCGGTGATGTGGCGACTTTCCCCATGAAACTGTACGACGAGCCGAGGAGAGTGGAGCACGTCGACCATGCTCGGAAATCAGCCGAGCAGGCAGTAAAG GCGATCAAGGCCAAGGAGTCCGGCGAGTCTGTGGCGGAGTACGACTACCTGCCCTACTTCTACTCCAGGTCGTTCGACGTCGCGTGGCAGTTCTACGGCGACAACGTTGGCGAGACGGTGCTGTTCGGGGACAACGACCCAGCGGCGGCCAAGCCCAAGTTCGGCACCTACTGGGTCAAGGACGGCAAGGTCATCGGTGTGTTCCTAGAGGGCGGCTCCGCCGACGAGAATCAGGCCATCGCCAAGGTCGCCAGGGCCCAGCCGCCGGTGGACGACGTGGAGGCGCTCGGCAAGGAAGGCCTTGATTTCGCCACCAAGATCTGA
- the LOC119338888 gene encoding monodehydroascorbate reductase 4, cytosolic-like isoform X2 — protein sequence MASEKHFKYVILGGGVAAGYAAREFGKQGVQPGELAIISKESVAPYERPALSKGYLFPQNAARLPGFHTCVGSGGEKLLPEWYTEKGIELILSMEIVKADLASKTLTSADGATFTYETLLIATGSSTIKLTDFGVQGAESNNILYLREIDDADKLVAAMQAKKDGKAVVVGGGYIGLELSAALKINNFDVTMVYPEPWCMPRLFTAGIAHFYEGYYASKGINIVKGTVASGFDADANGDVSVVKLKDGRVLDADIVIVGVGGRPLTGLFKGQVEEEKGGLKTDTFFETSVAGVYAIGDVATFPMKLYDEPRRVEHVDHARKSAEQAVKAIKAKESGESVAEYDYLPYFYSRSFDVAWQFYGDNVGETVLFGDNDPAAAKPKFGTYWVKDGKVIGVFLEGGSADENQAIAKVARAQPPVDDVEALGKEGLDFATKI from the exons ATGGCGTCCGAGAAGCACTTCAAGTACGTCATCCTCGGCGGTGGCGTCGCGGCG GGATACGCCGCGAGGGAGTTCGGCAAGCAGGGCGTCCAGCCCGGGGAGCTCGCCATCATCTCCAAGGAATCC GTGGCTCCGTATGAGCGCCCTGCGCTCAGCAAGGGCTACCTCTTTCCCCAGA ATGCCGCCAGGCTTCCAGGATTCCACACCTGCGTCGGGAGCGGCGGGGAGAAGCTCTTGCCCGAATGGTACACGGAAAAAG GCATTGAGCTGATCCTGAGCATGGAAATTGTCAAGGCTGATCTTGCCTCCAAGACATTGACCAGTGCAGATGGAGCAACCTTCACCTATGAGACCTTGCTCATCGCCACTGGCTCCTCG ACCATAAAGCTCACTGACTTTGGCGTTCAAGGAGCAGAATCAAACAACATATTGTATCTAAGGGAAATTGATGACGCCGACAAGTTGGTCGCAGCTATGCAAGCAAAGAAGGATGGGAAGGCCGTCGTTGTTGGAGGTGGCTACATAGGACTTGAGCTCAGCGCAGCACTGAAAATCAACAATTTCGATGTCACTATGGTGTACCCAGAGCCGTGGTGCA TGCCACGTCTCTTCACTGCCGGCATTGCTCATTTCTACGAGGGTTACTACGCTAGCAAAGGAATCAATATCGTGAAGGGTACTGTGGCTAGTGGTTTTGATGCTGATGCCAATGGAGAT GTTAGTGTGGTGAAGCTGAAGGATGGAAGAGTACTCGATGCCGACATCGTCATCGTTGGAGTCGGTGGCAGGCCGCTGACAGGCCTCTTCAAAGGCCAAGTTGAAGAGGAGAAGGGTGGACTCAAG ACCGACACATTCTTCGAAACAAGCGTTGCTGGTGTATATGCCATCGGTGATGTGGCGACTTTCCCCATGAAACTGTACGACGAGCCGAGGAGAGTGGAGCACGTCGACCATGCTCGGAAATCAGCCGAGCAGGCAGTAAAG GCGATCAAGGCCAAGGAGTCCGGCGAGTCTGTGGCGGAGTACGACTACCTGCCCTACTTCTACTCCAGGTCGTTCGACGTCGCGTGGCAGTTCTACGGCGACAACGTTGGCGAGACGGTGCTGTTCGGGGACAACGACCCAGCGGCGGCCAAGCCCAAGTTCGGCACCTACTGGGTCAAGGACGGCAAGGTCATCGGTGTGTTCCTAGAGGGCGGCTCCGCCGACGAGAATCAGGCCATCGCCAAGGTCGCCAGGGCCCAGCCGCCGGTGGACGACGTGGAGGCGCTCGGCAAGGAAGGCCTTGATTTCGCCACCAAGATCTGA